A single window of Candidatus Binatia bacterium DNA harbors:
- a CDS encoding multicopper oxidase family protein: MHEKDQKGKGPSRRAVISAGAAALPLAIAGSYASRSTADASSNGKAAPPTLAGTRAGALAPRPDYVFSVDKQESAPLGVPVEALLVNGQNPGPEIRYREGDMFRVLLQNKMDVPMTVHWHGLIVPNWMDGVPEITQLPIGPKQSFFVEYPIVQAGSYWYHSHFELQEQSGLRGPFVIEEKRPAYDYDHDVTCFAADWLNQSPAGIVPQIRGEQPQTEAVKEPTGDLYNLPGANKPFNVDVNYPGFLLNAGSNKDPWTFACKAGDRLRLRLINGSTATTFRVALDGHEMTIIETDGNPCEPVTVDNLTICTAERYDVLVTIKESGSFSLHWACLGQANQVVGVIHTGDVKPVPNFERPDFSGRAGGLPDYAALRSPYDTTLPEGPIKTFELELGGMMQKYLWSLSGKYYPELYVPESVAENVPLNIEYGDRVRVRLTNKTMMVHPMHLHGHFFRLLAKPGNWGQGNAAMKDTVGVAPGQHVDFEFLADNPGHWFFHCHNLYHLAAGMARVFHYGINPGGIFAPK; this comes from the coding sequence ATGCACGAGAAGGATCAAAAGGGAAAGGGGCCCAGCAGGCGGGCCGTAATATCTGCAGGCGCCGCAGCGTTGCCGCTGGCCATCGCAGGCTCCTACGCCTCGCGATCCACGGCTGACGCATCCTCCAATGGTAAAGCGGCTCCCCCGACACTCGCGGGAACTCGCGCAGGCGCGCTGGCTCCGAGGCCCGACTATGTGTTCAGCGTCGACAAGCAGGAGAGCGCCCCGCTAGGCGTGCCGGTCGAGGCGCTTTTGGTCAATGGTCAGAATCCGGGGCCGGAGATCCGCTACCGGGAGGGCGATATGTTCCGCGTGCTCCTGCAGAACAAGATGGACGTTCCCATGACCGTCCATTGGCATGGTCTGATCGTGCCCAACTGGATGGACGGCGTCCCCGAGATTACCCAATTGCCCATCGGGCCGAAGCAATCGTTTTTTGTCGAATACCCGATCGTGCAGGCGGGGAGCTATTGGTACCATTCGCACTTCGAATTGCAGGAGCAATCAGGCTTGCGGGGTCCCTTTGTCATCGAAGAAAAACGCCCGGCCTACGATTATGATCACGATGTAACCTGCTTTGCGGCCGACTGGCTCAATCAGTCGCCGGCGGGGATCGTGCCGCAAATTCGCGGTGAGCAACCGCAGACGGAAGCGGTAAAGGAGCCCACCGGCGACCTCTACAACCTGCCCGGGGCGAACAAGCCGTTCAATGTGGATGTGAACTATCCCGGTTTCCTGCTGAACGCAGGTTCGAACAAGGACCCATGGACGTTTGCCTGCAAGGCGGGTGACCGGCTGCGTCTTCGCCTGATCAATGGATCGACGGCGACTACTTTTCGTGTGGCCCTTGATGGGCATGAGATGACGATCATCGAGACGGATGGAAATCCATGTGAACCGGTGACTGTAGATAATCTCACGATTTGTACCGCGGAGCGATATGATGTTCTCGTGACGATCAAGGAGTCCGGAAGCTTCTCCTTGCATTGGGCTTGTCTGGGCCAGGCGAACCAGGTGGTTGGGGTGATCCATACCGGAGATGTCAAACCTGTACCCAACTTCGAAAGGCCGGATTTCTCCGGCAGGGCCGGAGGGTTGCCGGACTATGCAGCCTTGCGGTCTCCTTACGATACAACGCTGCCGGAGGGGCCGATCAAGACGTTCGAGCTTGAGCTGGGAGGTATGATGCAGAAGTATCTATGGTCGTTGAGCGGCAAATACTACCCCGAGCTATACGTGCCCGAGTCAGTCGCCGAGAATGTTCCTCTGAACATCGAGTACGGTGATCGGGTACGTGTCCGCCTCACGAACAAGACCATGATGGTTCATCCGATGCATTTGCATGGCCACTTCTTTCGCCTTTTGGCAAAACCGGGAAATTGGGGGCAGGGCAACGCGGCCATGAAAGATACGGTCGGTGTGGCGCCGGGCCAGCATGTCGACTTCGAGTTTTTGGCCGACAACCCCGGCCATTGGTTCTTCCACTGCCACAATCTTTATCATTTGGCCGCCGGCATGGCGCGCGTGTTCCATTACGGCATCAACCCGGGCGGGATCTTTGCACCGAAGTAG
- a CDS encoding phytanoyl-CoA dioxygenase family protein: MKEPERDLTQSERESFHERGVVIASGLFSQDCLDHLASDIDQVVQEPGPMAGPISVPEEKFSGDLFLWKTNDGFRDWIFNSPAAQIAHQALGGRSIRHFYDQLFVKPAGCHLPTPWHQDITFWPVDVESRNFCSIWITLDPVTSASSGLEFIIGSHRWPERFKAITPHDDPYMRDSPFTWPPAIDENREAYEIYSPELGAGDCLIFDAHILHGSSGNHTTDQPRRAFSSRWFRDEVLYDPRHATMPLLWTHGLERGDPLRGDLFPQVLPRTLDGECARQHGPAEGPDEDLLRTFLEAVASVPQFPESLPAPPTD; encoded by the coding sequence ATGAAAGAGCCCGAAAGAGACCTGACCCAGTCCGAGAGGGAAAGCTTTCATGAGCGGGGCGTCGTTATTGCCTCCGGACTCTTCTCTCAAGATTGTCTTGACCATCTGGCAAGCGACATCGATCAAGTCGTCCAGGAGCCGGGGCCGATGGCCGGGCCGATCTCCGTGCCAGAAGAAAAATTTAGCGGTGATCTTTTTCTCTGGAAGACCAACGATGGATTTCGGGATTGGATCTTCAACTCGCCTGCTGCCCAAATTGCCCATCAGGCATTGGGCGGCCGCAGCATCCGCCACTTTTATGACCAGCTCTTCGTCAAACCTGCCGGCTGCCACCTCCCGACACCGTGGCATCAGGACATCACGTTCTGGCCGGTCGATGTGGAGAGCCGGAATTTCTGTTCGATCTGGATCACGCTCGACCCGGTTACTTCGGCGTCCAGTGGACTGGAGTTCATCATCGGGTCCCATCGGTGGCCGGAGCGGTTCAAGGCAATCACGCCCCATGACGATCCCTATATGCGCGACTCTCCGTTCACCTGGCCTCCGGCGATCGACGAGAACCGTGAAGCCTACGAGATTTACTCCCCGGAACTCGGGGCCGGCGATTGCCTGATCTTTGATGCCCACATCTTGCACGGCTCGAGCGGCAACCATACCACCGACCAGCCAAGACGCGCCTTCTCTTCACGCTGGTTCCGGGACGAAGTCCTCTATGATCCCCGGCATGCGACCATGCCCCTGTTATGGACACACGGTCTCGAGAGGGGCGACCCCTTGCGGGGCGACTTGTTTCCGCAAGTCCTTCCGCGGACACTGGACGGCGAATGCGCCCGGCAACATGGTCCGGCGGAGGGCCCGGACGAAGACCTGCTGCGTACGTTTCTCGAAGCCGTCGCCTCGGTGCCACAATTTCCCGAATCCCTGCCGGCGCCGCCGACAGATTGA
- a CDS encoding cytochrome P450: protein MQRETNTIFTGEDSWWQDPYPNLAAVRDEHRTGVTSEGLKAILRWNDAEDILKSDRFENEGLEFIERRGFCEGDPLYEWRRHSIGALNGENHRRIRSLVSRALTHRSVDGMRPKIREHARNLLQGSHTHGVIEVRSAFAQRLPFLTITDFLGIQLDEAIAVAEIMGKGSADAFGPKVTQEIRDNANAAFAAMMTFVGELYEARRSEPQEDLLTDLVQAEEAGDRLSHEELIVLFTNIFGGAIETTASVISSGLYELARHPDQADLLRSDPDRWKQSAAEEVLRHRPGFYAAGKRATRAHRAYGLEFTEGEPISILIGGPNRDPERWEEPDRFDITRDPRNWSLSFSMGEHFCLGQALARAEIQEAMQIFVTECEEIELSEEPRWMPHVMVNRLESLPLQYRAKVG from the coding sequence ATGCAGAGGGAAACAAATACGATATTCACCGGAGAAGATTCCTGGTGGCAGGATCCCTACCCGAATCTTGCCGCGGTCCGGGACGAGCATCGCACCGGTGTGACCAGCGAAGGGCTCAAGGCAATCCTTCGCTGGAATGATGCTGAGGACATCCTGAAGAGCGACCGATTCGAGAATGAGGGTTTGGAGTTCATCGAGCGCCGTGGGTTTTGCGAGGGGGACCCTCTCTACGAGTGGCGACGCCACTCCATCGGGGCCTTGAACGGAGAAAACCACCGACGAATCCGTTCCTTGGTGAGTCGGGCGCTGACGCATCGTTCGGTCGATGGGATGCGGCCCAAGATCCGCGAGCATGCTCGGAACCTTCTTCAGGGCTCGCACACCCATGGTGTGATCGAGGTTCGCTCCGCGTTCGCCCAACGGCTGCCGTTCCTGACGATCACGGATTTTCTGGGTATTCAGCTGGACGAGGCAATCGCCGTTGCCGAAATCATGGGCAAGGGATCGGCCGATGCTTTCGGTCCCAAAGTCACTCAGGAGATTCGCGACAACGCGAACGCGGCTTTTGCCGCGATGATGACGTTTGTGGGTGAGTTGTATGAGGCGCGTCGTAGCGAGCCACAGGAGGATCTTTTGACGGATCTGGTCCAGGCCGAGGAGGCCGGGGACCGCCTGAGTCACGAGGAACTGATCGTCCTGTTTACGAATATTTTTGGCGGGGCCATCGAAACAACGGCCAGCGTGATCAGCAGCGGCCTGTACGAGCTGGCCCGACATCCCGATCAGGCCGATTTGCTTCGTTCCGATCCGGATCGCTGGAAACAGAGTGCTGCCGAGGAAGTGCTGCGACACCGACCGGGTTTTTACGCCGCCGGAAAAAGGGCAACTCGTGCACACCGAGCTTATGGTCTGGAGTTTACGGAGGGCGAGCCGATCAGCATTCTTATTGGCGGACCAAACCGCGATCCGGAGCGTTGGGAGGAGCCAGACCGCTTCGATATTACGCGTGATCCCCGCAATTGGTCTCTGAGTTTCAGTATGGGCGAACATTTTTGTCTCGGTCAGGCTTTGGCTCGTGCCGAGATCCAGGAAGCCATGCAGATCTTTGTCACCGAATGCGAAGAGATCGAGCTCAGCGAAGAGCCGCGCTGGATGCCTCATGTGATGGTGAACCGACTCGAGTCGCTACCCCTGCAGTACCGGGCCAAGGTGGGATGA
- a CDS encoding alpha/beta hydrolase, which produces MSIALGACATKPPLIAHDNPARYTVARDIQWAAPDGFALTMDIYTPTSDQPAYPVLMIFHGGGWLLNDNSIMDQAAAYIATNADYVVCNVNYRLLADQENTVTMDQIVEDAFGAVLWAQANISRYRGDPSRLAVTGDSAGGHLSAMIVNSGDKLDSRGYSEDTKAFNPSYLPPGITADQIAADGGIEVQAAILSYGGFDLYRTSLDGYEGWTNPFWLLAGVRPRGLFGDGFDAATHPELYKGVSPLYNIAARHQRAFPPQLLTAGSEDLLVTPASVQEYRRQLEAAGHPTVYWEYEGRNHAFLDSGSSLLLGSSFDHDAPEALNVMIKFLDQTFAQQQAAGRQSHPETLHPTSGPSE; this is translated from the coding sequence ATGAGCATCGCACTGGGGGCGTGCGCCACGAAACCGCCCCTGATCGCCCATGACAATCCCGCTCGGTACACCGTGGCTCGCGATATCCAATGGGCCGCACCAGACGGCTTTGCCCTGACGATGGATATCTACACGCCCACCTCGGACCAGCCCGCCTACCCCGTATTGATGATCTTCCACGGCGGGGGTTGGTTGTTGAATGACAACTCGATCATGGATCAGGCGGCCGCATATATCGCAACCAATGCCGATTATGTCGTCTGCAACGTCAACTATCGCCTTTTGGCTGATCAGGAAAATACGGTCACGATGGACCAGATCGTTGAAGATGCCTTCGGCGCCGTTCTTTGGGCGCAAGCAAATATCTCTCGCTACCGAGGCGACCCCTCGCGATTGGCGGTCACAGGCGACAGCGCTGGCGGACATCTATCGGCCATGATCGTGAACTCGGGCGACAAACTCGATTCGCGTGGCTACTCCGAGGACACCAAGGCCTTCAACCCCTCCTACTTGCCCCCCGGGATCACCGCCGATCAGATAGCGGCAGACGGTGGCATCGAAGTTCAGGCGGCAATTCTGAGCTATGGCGGATTCGATTTGTATCGCACCAGCCTCGATGGCTACGAGGGTTGGACGAACCCATTCTGGCTATTGGCCGGGGTGCGCCCGCGTGGGCTTTTCGGTGACGGCTTCGATGCCGCTACCCACCCGGAATTGTACAAGGGCGTCTCCCCCCTCTACAATATCGCCGCGCGGCACCAACGAGCATTCCCGCCCCAATTGCTGACCGCCGGCAGCGAAGACCTGCTGGTGACGCCAGCCTCCGTCCAGGAATATCGTCGTCAATTGGAGGCTGCCGGGCATCCGACCGTCTATTGGGAATACGAGGGACGGAATCACGCCTTTCTGGACTCCGGCAGCAGCCTGCTCCTGGGCTCGAGCTTCGACCACGATGCTCCCGAAGCGCTGAACGTCATGATCAAGTTTCTCGATCAGACCTTCGCGCAGCAGCAGGCTGCGGGTCGCCAGTCACATCCTGAAACTCTTCACCCAACCAGCGGACCTTCGGAATGA
- a CDS encoding AEC family transporter produces MFGDAMALILLCLAVGWVLRSVGILSEQRTQKALSWVIYVALPAMALLHIHGIEFTGEWLLAAAMPWVSVALAWLLFRSRASRYGWSREKVGALVLVSGWGNTSFIGIPMVITYFGIEWISLVLVIDSLGSYLALSTAGIFLASRYSSSELGAGDMMKRIFGFPPLLALLVALACNGLPRPEWIEQVLQPIAATLTPVAMIGVGATLQWGAIFEHRQAIASGLAYRLAVAPAITLLIYKLAGFSIDGVSAIAIFETAMPPMVASSVVAIRYGLMPPLVAGMIGVGIPLSMVTLALWARVLS; encoded by the coding sequence GTGTTTGGCGACGCGATGGCTCTGATCCTTCTATGCCTGGCCGTGGGTTGGGTTCTGCGAAGCGTCGGCATTCTATCTGAGCAGCGGACCCAAAAGGCTCTTTCGTGGGTGATCTACGTTGCATTGCCCGCCATGGCCTTGTTGCATATCCATGGTATCGAATTCACGGGAGAATGGCTGTTAGCCGCCGCGATGCCCTGGGTCAGCGTGGCGCTGGCCTGGTTGCTCTTTCGCTCGAGGGCATCGCGATATGGTTGGAGCCGCGAAAAGGTCGGGGCTTTGGTGCTGGTTTCGGGGTGGGGCAATACATCCTTTATCGGGATTCCGATGGTGATTACGTACTTCGGGATCGAATGGATCAGTCTGGTTCTGGTCATTGACTCGTTGGGTTCGTATCTGGCTCTGTCCACGGCCGGTATTTTTCTCGCGTCGCGTTATAGCAGCAGCGAGTTGGGAGCTGGCGATATGATGAAGCGCATCTTCGGGTTTCCACCGCTCCTCGCGCTGTTGGTGGCGCTGGCCTGCAATGGCCTTCCGCGGCCGGAATGGATCGAGCAGGTCTTGCAGCCGATTGCGGCTACCTTGACGCCGGTTGCCATGATTGGCGTTGGCGCGACCTTGCAGTGGGGGGCGATCTTCGAGCATCGTCAGGCGATTGCCTCAGGTCTGGCTTACCGACTGGCGGTAGCACCAGCGATTACCCTGTTGATCTACAAGTTGGCAGGGTTTTCGATCGATGGAGTTTCGGCGATCGCCATTTTCGAAACAGCAATGCCACCGATGGTTGCATCCTCTGTCGTCGCGATCCGCTACGGATTGATGCCGCCGCTGGTGGCGGGGATGATCGGTGTCGGCATTCCCTTGTCGATGGTGACTCTCGCTCTTTGGGCGCGAGTTTTGAGCTGA
- a CDS encoding lysophospholipid acyltransferase family protein — protein sequence MSLKPFPEPSRFPASLPGSLKGLLASLLLFASVMICNVLQIASFVFLPVSRQLVRKLNREIANTWWTLCDIWAADGCGIQIEITGDDLPADENVLLTANHLSVADIPALFRLARKNRRLGDLKWYVKNIIKYIPGIGWGMVFLDCIFLTRDWGLDKASLNRTFGKFKRENISMWVVSFVEGSRLSKKNLAQSQKFAESRDLPRLEHLMLPRTKGFVATVIGLRDHLDAVYDTTIMYEGGVPSLWQWVRGVVGKVHIHVQRYPIEQLPESETELESWIMERYQEKDLQLGQFFAMEKTADPQRI from the coding sequence ATGTCCCTCAAACCGTTCCCCGAGCCCTCGCGCTTCCCGGCATCCCTGCCCGGCAGCCTCAAGGGACTGCTCGCATCACTCCTGCTCTTCGCGTCGGTGATGATCTGTAACGTCCTTCAAATCGCAAGCTTCGTGTTCTTGCCTGTTTCCCGACAACTGGTCCGCAAGCTCAACCGAGAAATCGCAAACACGTGGTGGACCCTCTGCGATATATGGGCAGCCGATGGCTGCGGCATCCAGATCGAGATCACCGGCGACGACCTCCCCGCCGACGAAAACGTACTGCTGACCGCCAACCACCTTTCGGTTGCCGACATTCCGGCTCTCTTTCGACTCGCCCGCAAGAACAGACGGCTCGGCGATCTCAAATGGTACGTAAAGAATATTATCAAATATATACCCGGAATCGGCTGGGGTATGGTTTTTCTGGACTGCATCTTCCTGACGCGAGATTGGGGTCTGGACAAAGCTTCTCTCAATCGAACTTTCGGAAAATTCAAACGCGAAAATATCTCGATGTGGGTCGTATCGTTTGTCGAAGGCAGTCGGCTCAGCAAAAAAAATCTTGCCCAAAGCCAGAAGTTTGCCGAGAGCCGAGATCTGCCCAGACTCGAGCATCTGATGCTGCCACGGACCAAAGGATTCGTGGCTACGGTCATCGGACTCCGCGACCATCTCGACGCGGTTTACGACACAACGATCATGTACGAGGGCGGCGTCCCCTCTCTTTGGCAATGGGTCCGCGGAGTCGTCGGCAAGGTGCATATTCATGTGCAGCGCTACCCGATCGAACAACTACCGGAGAGCGAAACAGAACTCGAGAGTTGGATCATGGAGCGCTACCAGGAAAAGGATCTTCAACTCGGTCAGTTTTTCGCCATGGAGAAAACCGCGGATCCGCAAAGAATCTGA
- a CDS encoding LOG family protein translates to MNQNIRSVEDALEHPEVFRVSIFGSARTTPGDADYQLVEELAYQLGKREISVVTGGGPGQMEAANKGHDRAASGTNSIGLTVRLPFETEHNDFLDMERHFQRFGNRLDHFMALSNAVIITAGGIGTALELFYTLQLTQVKHICPIPIILLDPMWSEILQWLQGTVVQRGFLSPEDLDNIVTATDAEEALAIVERAKKEFDEGDGDACINSKVYKVTTPTGGKPI, encoded by the coding sequence ATGAACCAGAACATTCGTTCCGTCGAAGACGCGCTGGAACACCCCGAGGTCTTTCGCGTCAGTATTTTCGGATCCGCCAGAACCACCCCCGGCGATGCCGACTATCAACTGGTCGAGGAGTTGGCCTACCAGCTGGGCAAACGCGAGATCAGCGTTGTCACGGGCGGCGGGCCAGGCCAGATGGAAGCCGCAAACAAGGGCCACGACAGGGCCGCCTCCGGCACGAACTCCATCGGCCTCACCGTGCGTCTGCCCTTCGAAACCGAGCACAACGACTTCCTCGATATGGAGCGGCACTTCCAGCGCTTCGGGAACCGCCTCGACCACTTCATGGCGCTCTCGAACGCGGTGATCATCACGGCGGGCGGCATCGGCACGGCTCTCGAGCTTTTCTACACCCTGCAGCTGACTCAGGTGAAACATATCTGTCCGATTCCGATCATCTTGCTCGACCCCATGTGGAGTGAAATTCTCCAATGGCTTCAGGGAACCGTTGTCCAACGAGGCTTTCTCTCACCTGAGGATCTGGACAATATCGTAACCGCGACCGATGCCGAGGAGGCTTTGGCAATTGTCGAGCGCGCCAAAAAAGAGTTCGACGAAGGCGATGGCGATGCCTGCATCAACTCGAAAGTGTACAAGGTCACCACGCCCACGGGTGGCAAACCGATTTGA
- a CDS encoding CoA transferase, protein MARSKAELNDFISSQRAQTCFEGLPLAGKRVLDMSTVMAAPYAAAMLGDAGADVIKIENPRVADALRTWGTLKELGIEPYHSVVGRNKFPVTINLKAEEGKEIFIELVKQSDVLIENTRLGAMDRLGLSHESLMEINPGLIVGKVSGYGMTGPKAEQPGFGTLAEAYSGFSYLNGSLERGPLSPPMALADLTTGIHLAYAISLAFIQQERGVRGGQLIDISLYEPLFGYLGGEFVSYKLTGNNPEPIGNELRAAAPRSVYRTKDDRWIALSCSAQKPWENLAILMEREELIEDPRFLTNTDRIKSEHRVALNEIIQEWHSTRTEAEALELFRTKGITAGPILTMACIDEDEHCRERGSFRVIEDPSTGIELEMPDVPYRLMGQPVKIRFPGLPQASANEVVYGELLGYAASKVEELREKGAI, encoded by the coding sequence ATGGCCCGAAGCAAAGCTGAATTGAATGACTTTATTTCCTCGCAACGCGCACAGACGTGTTTCGAAGGCCTTCCCCTGGCGGGGAAGCGGGTGCTCGATATGTCCACCGTAATGGCCGCGCCCTATGCCGCCGCGATGCTTGGGGATGCCGGCGCGGACGTGATCAAGATCGAGAACCCACGCGTGGCCGACGCGCTTCGGACGTGGGGCACGCTCAAGGAACTTGGTATCGAACCCTACCATTCGGTCGTCGGGCGCAATAAATTTCCTGTCACCATCAACCTCAAGGCAGAGGAAGGAAAAGAGATCTTCATCGAGCTGGTCAAGCAATCCGACGTCTTGATCGAGAACACGCGCTTGGGCGCGATGGATCGCTTGGGGCTTTCGCACGAGTCCTTGATGGAGATCAATCCGGGACTGATCGTCGGCAAAGTCTCCGGTTACGGGATGACAGGGCCGAAAGCGGAGCAACCCGGCTTCGGGACTTTGGCTGAGGCGTATAGCGGGTTTTCCTATTTGAACGGAAGTCTGGAACGCGGCCCCTTGAGCCCGCCGATGGCGCTCGCGGACCTGACCACGGGGATTCATCTGGCCTACGCGATCAGCCTCGCTTTCATCCAGCAGGAGCGTGGCGTTCGGGGCGGCCAATTGATTGATATCTCGCTCTATGAGCCACTCTTCGGATACCTGGGCGGGGAGTTCGTAAGCTACAAGCTCACCGGGAACAACCCCGAGCCTATTGGCAACGAGTTGCGCGCCGCGGCACCAAGGAGCGTCTACCGCACCAAGGATGATCGTTGGATTGCGCTTTCGTGTTCGGCACAGAAGCCCTGGGAGAATTTGGCGATTCTGATGGAGCGGGAAGAATTGATCGAGGATCCTCGTTTTCTCACCAACACAGATCGCATCAAGTCGGAGCATCGGGTGGCGCTGAACGAGATCATTCAGGAATGGCATTCGACCCGCACGGAAGCCGAGGCGCTCGAACTTTTCCGTACCAAGGGAATTACCGCGGGTCCGATCTTGACGATGGCCTGTATCGATGAGGATGAGCACTGTCGGGAACGAGGCTCTTTTCGGGTGATCGAGGACCCTTCGACCGGGATTGAACTCGAGATGCCGGACGTGCCCTATCGGCTGATGGGGCAGCCCGTGAAGATTCGCTTCCCGGGGCTCCCGCAGGCTTCGGCCAACGAAGTCGTCTACGGCGAGCTGCTCGGATACGCGGCGTCGAAAGTGGAAGAATTGCGCGAGAAGGGCGCGATCTAG
- a CDS encoding NAD-dependent succinate-semialdehyde dehydrogenase has protein sequence MSIRTKNPATGELIAEYPTMTDAQVRSRLDRTGAAFRQWSRSSFAERSRVAGRIASLIREQSEVLAELITDEMGKPIEQARAEVAKSAWMFDHNAAHAEEDLSPREVATEMSRSMVCYRPLGVVFAIMPWNFPLWQVTRFTAPNLMAGNAAVLSHAPISTGMGLAIESLFRDAGLPEDVFASLVIEDAQAAGVIADPNVAAVTITGSGSAGRAVAVESARHLKKVVLELGGNDPYLILEDADLDHAADCCVDLRMLVSGQVCVSPKRLIAVNSIYDAFEARVLERVSEYLCGDPRLSTTKLGPLARSDLRETVHQQVTRTVSDGATCLMGGQIPAGPGFFYPATVLRDIPRGSAADREEIFGPVLSLFCADGEAAAVRMANDTPFGLGAAVFTADVAKGERLAREELEAGTCAVNTFVSSDPRLPFGGIKQSGFGRESSAEGIREFCNTKVLHIR, from the coding sequence ATGTCCATTCGCACGAAAAACCCGGCCACCGGTGAATTGATTGCGGAATATCCGACCATGACAGACGCGCAGGTTCGCTCGCGGCTCGACCGGACCGGGGCAGCATTTCGACAATGGTCGCGATCGAGTTTTGCGGAGCGCTCTCGAGTCGCTGGCCGCATAGCATCGCTGATACGCGAACAGTCGGAGGTTCTCGCCGAACTGATTACGGACGAGATGGGAAAGCCGATCGAGCAGGCACGCGCCGAGGTAGCGAAAAGCGCCTGGATGTTTGATCATAATGCCGCTCATGCGGAAGAAGATTTATCCCCGCGCGAGGTGGCGACCGAAATGAGCCGAAGCATGGTCTGCTACCGACCACTCGGGGTCGTCTTTGCGATCATGCCGTGGAACTTTCCCCTTTGGCAGGTGACACGCTTTACCGCGCCGAACTTGATGGCCGGCAATGCTGCGGTCCTGAGTCACGCGCCAATCTCCACCGGTATGGGGCTGGCGATCGAGAGCTTGTTTCGTGATGCGGGTCTCCCGGAAGATGTATTCGCATCCCTGGTGATCGAGGATGCGCAAGCGGCCGGGGTGATCGCGGATCCGAATGTCGCGGCCGTGACCATTACAGGAAGTGGAAGCGCCGGCCGGGCGGTTGCGGTAGAGTCTGCCCGTCACTTGAAGAAGGTGGTTCTGGAACTCGGGGGCAACGACCCGTACCTGATTCTGGAGGATGCGGATCTCGACCACGCAGCCGACTGCTGTGTGGACCTGCGCATGCTGGTCTCGGGGCAGGTCTGTGTTTCACCGAAGCGCCTGATCGCCGTGAACTCGATTTACGATGCCTTCGAGGCTCGTGTGCTCGAGCGGGTATCGGAATATCTTTGCGGTGATCCAAGATTGAGCACCACGAAACTTGGCCCTCTGGCGCGGAGTGACCTTCGCGAGACGGTCCACCAACAGGTCACTCGCACCGTCTCGGATGGGGCGACATGCCTGATGGGGGGGCAGATTCCGGCTGGACCTGGATTCTTCTACCCGGCTACGGTCTTGCGCGATATCCCGCGGGGATCTGCTGCGGACCGTGAGGAGATTTTTGGTCCGGTACTCAGCCTGTTTTGCGCGGATGGCGAGGCCGCCGCAGTTCGTATGGCCAACGATACTCCCTTCGGTCTCGGCGCAGCAGTTTTCACGGCGGATGTCGCCAAGGGAGAGCGGCTGGCTCGGGAGGAACTCGAAGCCGGGACTTGCGCGGTAAACACCTTTGTTTCCTCGGATCCGCGCCTGCCGTTTGGCGGAATCAAACAAAGCGGTTTCGGTCGAGAGAGCTCGGCCGAGGGCATTCGCGAGTTTTGTAATACCAAAGTCCTCCATATTCGATAA